Proteins encoded together in one Miscanthus floridulus cultivar M001 chromosome 16, ASM1932011v1, whole genome shotgun sequence window:
- the LOC136509979 gene encoding probable leucine-rich repeat receptor-like protein kinase At5g49770 has protein sequence MEPPQVTYELLESITGCFSEENQIGSGSYGAVYLGTMPNGDKVAVKKFHDSSPARDDFNFKTEFDNLTRVHHPHIVKIVGYCYEEKQLNELHQGRLVEVFKIYRVLCLEYLPKGSLNDYLSDGFYNLDWHTCYKIIKGIFEAIKYIHLELGEAFYHLDIKPGNILLD, from the exons ATGGAGCCACCACAAGTCACATATGAACTATTAGAATCCATAACTGGTTGTTTCTCGGAGGAGAACCAAATTGGCTCGGGCTCATATGGTGCGGTTTATCTG GGAACAATGCCTAATGGGGATAAGGTTGCTGTGAAGAAATTTCATGATTCAAGTCCAGCACGTGATGATTTTAATTTCAAAACCGAGTTTGACAACCTTACAAGGGTTCATCATCCACATATTGTCAAGATTGTTGGCTATTGCTATGAGGAAAAACAGTTAAATGAATTGCACCAGGGACGTTTAGTTGAAGTTTTCAAGATATACAGAGTTCTCTGCTTGGAGTATTTGCCCAAGGGGAGCCTTAATGATTATCTATCAG ATGGTTTCTATAATCTTGACTGGCATACATGTTACAAAATCATTAAGGGGATTTTTGAGGCAATAAAATACATTCATCTGGAACTGGGAGAAGCATTTTACCATTTGGACATAAAACCTGGCAACATATTGCTAGATTAG
- the LOC136510191 gene encoding probable leucine-rich repeat receptor-like protein kinase At5g49770, whose protein sequence is MEPPQVLTYELLESITGGFSEENQIGSGSYGAVYLGTMPNGDKVAVKKFHDSSPARDDFNFKTEFDNLTRVHHPHIVKIVGYCYEEKQLNELHQGRLVEVFKIYRVLCLEYLPKGSLNDYLSDGFYNIDWHTCYKIIKGIFEAIKYIHLELGEAFYHLDIKPGNILLDEEVGAKLADFGLSKVFHQRLTRTTDSSYGTWGYRPPEFVDRNHVSEKFDIFSMGVVVLELVTGPKCYLEVDDTPHPEFIDQVRNALCQGLKRNGEQCYVKNTEIPY, encoded by the exons ATGGAGCCACCACAAGTACTCACATATGAACTATTAGAATCCATAACTGGTGGTTTCTCGGAGGAGAACCAAATTGGCTCGGGCTCATATGGTGCGGTTTATCTG GGAACAATGCCTAATGGGGATAAGGTTGCTGTGAAGAAATTTCATGATTCAAGTCCAGCACGTGATGATTTTAATTTCAAAACCGAGTTTGACAATCTTACAAGGGTTCATCATCCACATATTGTCAAGATTGTTGGCTATTGCTATGAGGAAAAACAGTTAAATGAATTGCACCAGGGACGTTTAGTTGAAGTTTTCAAGATATACAGAGTTCTCTGCTTGGAGTATTTGCCCAAGGGGAGCCTTAATGATTATCTATCAG ATGGTTTCTATAATATTGACTGGCATACATGTTACAAAATCATTAAGGGGATTTTTGAGGCAATAAAATACATTCATCTGGAACTGGGAGAAGCATTTTACCATTTGGACATAAAACCTGGCAACATATTGCTAGATGAGGAGGTGGGGGCAAAACTTGCAGATTTCGGTTTGTCCAAGGTCTTCCATCAAAGATTAACCAGAACCACGGACAGCTCCTACGGAACATG GGGATACCGTCCACCAGAGTTTGTGGACAGAAACCACGTCTCAGAAAAGTTCGACATATTCAGCATGGGTGTCGTAGTACTGGAGTTGGTGACAGGGCCTAAATGCTATCTGGAAGTTGATGACACGCCTCACCCAGAATTTATTGATCAAGTAAGAAATGCTTTATGTCAAGG GCTCAAAAGAAATGGAGAGCAATGTTATGTCAAAAATACAGAGATTCCTTACTAG